In Cellulomonas wangsupingiae, the genomic window AGGAGCTCGACCGGCTCCGCGTGCGGCGACGTGCCGCGCCACCACGACGTGATCGTCGAGGCGAGCAGCGGCACCGCGAGGTCACGCGGGTGCAGGCGCAGCGGCAGGTCGACGAAGTCGCGCAGGTCGGCGCGCGAGCCGACGGGGACGACCTCGAGCCCGCTCACGGGGCCACCCCCGCGGTGCCGCCCGCCGCGTCCCCCGCGTCCCCCGACGCGCCCTGCGCCAGGTGCACGCGGATGTACCCGCCCGTGCCGTGGCGCCGGTCCCGCGTGATCCACGTCATGAGCCGGCGGTGCGCGGGCAGCCGCGCGAACAGCATGAGCGCGTCGCGGTCCGTGAAGAAGGCGAGGGTGCCGAGCGTGAACGGCGGCTCCCAGTAGACCCGGTGCCACACGTAGCCCTTCATGCGGCGCATGTCCGCGACCATCGGGTACCACTCGCGCGACAGCACCGCCCACGAGTGCGGGCCGCGGTACCGCGTCGCGCCGAGGAACATCGCACCGGAGCGCGCCGGGGTCGTCGGGGTGCCGTCCGCGCGCCCCGCCTCGGGGTCACCCGCGCCGCCCCGCGCACCCCGCCGACGCCGCGGCGGCGCCGGTGCCACGAGCGGCGGCGTGCGTCCACGGGACGTCTCGGCGCTCAGCGGCGAGAACCGCTCGACGTGCGCCATGACGTCGCCCTCGGCCCGCCACACGCCGTTGGTGTAGCCGTCGGCCGCGGCGCGGAACGTCCGGGTGCGGTCACGCACCGGGTCGGCGCCGGCCGTGAAGGCGTCGGCCTGCGCGGGCGTCGTGAAGCACGCGACGAGGCCGCGCACACGGCGCCCGTCACCGTCACGCGCGAGGACCCCCGCGCTCCAGACGTGACCGTCCGCCGCCCGCGCCGCGCGGCGTGCCCGGCGCGCCCACGCCACGTCGCCGCCCGCGCGCTCCAGGACGACGAGCGCCTCGGCGCGCGCCTGCGCCGGCGCGCGGGAGAAGTCCCGGCTCCGCATCAGGCGGACGCCGGGTGCGCCGTCGAGGCGTCCCGGTCCCCCGGGTCGACCATGTAGACGTTCTTGATCTTGGTGCTGCCGCCCGTGAACGGGCCCGTGCCGTGGTCGTGCACGTGGACCCGCAGGTCTGCGGCGGTCGGGTCCTCGGCGAGCGACTGCGCGACGTCGCGCGACACGGACGCCAGGTGGTCCAGCACCCCGGCGGCCGCGCGCGACGCGAGCTCGGCCCGCGCAGCGTCGTCGAGTGCCGCGTCCTGCCGCAGCTGCAGGTGGATCACCGGGCGCTGCTCGTGGTCGCCGACGTCGACGAGCGCGAGCTTGAACGACTCGATGGCGGCGGCGTGCGGGTTGTCGAGGTACAGGCCGTTCTCGACGTCGAGCGGGTACAGGTTGGCGCCCATGTAGGAGACGGTGGAGTCCTTGCGTCCGTACATCAGCAGGAACGGCAGGCGCATGCGCTGGATCGTGTACGCCCGCTCGAAGCCGAACGCGAGGCGGTCGCGCGCGGGCTCCGGCAGGGACGCGATCGCGGCCTTCAGCTCGTCGAAGCCGACGATCTTCGCCTCGTCGCCGATGTCGTACCGGAGCTTCGGGCTCATGATGTCGGCGGAGTTCAGCGTGACGAGCAGCCGGCCGTCGGGCGTCGTCTCCATGTACGTCTCGAGCGGGTTGTACTGGAAGACCATCGGCGTGCGCGTCTCGTCCGCGCCGAGCACCGCGTCGCGCAGCGGGCCGCCCGCGGCCAGGGTGCGCCGCACCCACACCGCCAGGTCGCTCTCGCCGGCCATGCCGATCGTCAGGTCGGACGCGCCGTACCCGGAGTACACCCGGCCGAAGCGGTCCTCGAGGTAGTCGCGCAGACCCTCGGTCAGGGCCTCGCCGCCGACGAACCCGTTGAGGTCGTACGCGTCCCAGTCGAAGCCCTCGGCGTCGAGCCGGTCGCGCAGGTGCTTGAGGAACGGCGGGTACGCGCACACCAGGTAGGTGTAGCCGGGCCCGAAGTGCCGCAGCGTGTCGACGATCTTGTCGATGTCGGGGCCGGTGTTCTTCACCATCGCGATGCGGGACATCGCGATGCCGGTGTTGGTGCCCGTGGCCCACGCGCCCATCGAGAACGCGTTGACCGCGAACAGCCGCCGCGTGCCGAACAGCGACGTCACGTACCCCGCGACGTTCTTGTGGACCGTCGCCAGCTCACGCCGCGACCGCATCCAGTTGTACGGCTTGCCCGACGACCCGCTGGACTCGTCGACCACCGTGCCGACCGTCTCGACGATGCCGTCCCAGCAGCGCGCGTCCTCCGGGTAGCGGTCGACGTAGTCGTGCTTCGACGTCGGCCGGTAGGTCGTCAGGTCCCACCAGCGGAACCGGAACCCCGCGTCCTCGACGTAGTGCCGGTACGCCGGCACGTCGAGGTAGGCGTGCTGGCAGATCATCCACGCGTTCAGCCGCGCGAACCGCTCCATGGCCGGGTGGTAGTTGCGCGCGGTGAACCGCCACAGCGCCGGGTGCAGGCGGTAGACGCGGTAGACGACGGTCACCAACCAGGTGGCGAGCCGCAGCGCGGTCTGCCGCAGGGCGCTCGTACGCGGGGGCTCGGGGGTCACGCCGCGCACCCTAACAACGCCTCGCGGGCGGACCGCGGCGTGTCGCCGCAGGTCACGCGCAGCGCGACGAAGTTCACCTGCCGGGCGGGGAAGGAGTGCGGGGCACCGGTCGCCGCCACCGCGCGACGCCGATGTTTCACGTGAATCGTTTTCGGCGACCGACGGCAGACGGCCCGGGGCCGGCTGTGCACGACGCTTGACCCTGACACCGTGCGAGGGTCTTCGATGGCGGACGGAGGTGGTCACGATGACCCGGACGCACGGACCTACCGCGTGGCTGCGCGGCGCACTGACGGCACCGACGACCTCGACACGGCTGCAGGCCGCCCTCGCGGCGGGGACGGACCCGACGGGCGAGCAGGTCGACGTGCTGGTCGAGCGCTGCGCCGTCGAGCCCGACTTCTTCGTCCGGGACATGCTGACCTGGGCGCTGGTGCGCCACGACCCGGCCGCGGTGGCCGCACGGCTGCAGACGGAGCTCACGTCCGACGTCGCGCAGGCGCGGGCCCAGGCACTGCACACGCTGTCGAAGATCCGGCACCCCGGCACCTGGCCCGCGATCACCCGGGCACTGCTGCGGGACCGCGACGACGAGGTCGCGCGCGCGGCGTGGCGCGCGGCCGTCGCCCTCGCCCCCGACGACGCGCACGCCGCGCTGGCCGAGGTGCTGGCGACGCAGCTCGGCCGGGGTGGCCACGAGGTGCAGCGCAGCCTCAGCCGCGCCCTCGTCGCGCTGGACGACGCGGCCGCCGACGTGGTCGCACGGGCGACGTCCGACCCGGACCCGGGCGTCAGCGCGCACGCGGTCGCGACCGCGCAGCTCGCACAGGACCCGGACGCCGGCTTCGACGCCGCCCTCGCCGAGGCGCGCCGCGCCGTCGCGCTCCGCGCGGCACCCACCGTCGAGGACCGGTCCGGTGCTGATCGGTGAGGTCTCCGCGCGCTCCGGGATCAGCGTCCGGATGCTGCGGCACTACGACAAGGTCGGCCTGGTGTCGCCCACCGGGCGGACGCACGGCGGCTACCGGCAGTACGCGGACGCGGACGTCCGGCGGCTCTTCCAGGTCGAAGGGCTGCGCTCGCTCGGCCTGAGCCTGCAGCAGGTCGCGCACGTGCTCGACGACCTCGCGTTCGACCCCGGGCCGATGGTCGAGCGGATGATCGAGCGCACGCGCGCCCGCCTCACGCAGGAGGAGGAGCTGCTGCGCGGCCTGCTGCAGGTCCGCGCCGGGGAGCCCGCCGCGTGGACGGACGTGCTGCGCACCATCGCGCTGGTGCGCGGACTGCGGGCCGGCGACCCCTCCGCGCGGCAGCGCCTCGTGCTCGGCCTCACCGGCGCGCTGGACGACGACGTCGCGCCCCTCACCGAGGCGGCGCTGGCCGAGCCGGACCCGAACGTCTCGGGTGCGCTGCACTGGGCGCTCGCCCGCACCGGCGACACGGCAGTCCCGGCGCTGGCCGAGGCCCTGGGCTCACCGGACGCGGCACGCCGCCGCCAGGCGGTGGTCGCGCTCGAGAAGATCGGCTCGCCCCGTGCGCTGGGGACGCTGGCCGAGGCCACCGGGCACGCGGACGCCTTCGTGCGCGGCCGCGCCGCGCTCGCCCGCGGCGCCCGCGGCGACGCCGACGCCGTGCCCGCGCTGGTCGCGCTGGTGGTGGAGGGGCGCGAGGACGTCGACGCCGCCGACGCCCTCGGTGTGCTCGCGGCACGTCACGGCTGCACCGGGGACGTCGTCCGGGAGGTCGCGGCGGCGCTCGCGCACGCTCCGGTCGAGGCACGGCGGCGGCTCACCGCCGCGCTCGCCGAGGTCCCGGGACGCGAGGCGGACGACGTGCTGGTCACCCTCGTGGAGGACCCGGACCGCGGCGTTGCGCTGACGGCCAGGGCGCTGCTGCGCACGCGACCGGGGCGCGGCACGGCGCGCTGACGTCGCGCGCCGTCAGCCCCCGTACGGCAGCACCGGCCGGCCGGGCACGTCGACGCGCACCCGGAACAGCGCGCCCGCCTCGGGCTCCGGGTCGTCGAGGTGCTCCCGGGACGTCGTGATGTACAGGTCCCGCAGGTCGGGGCCGCCCAGGGTGCACGCGGTGACCAGCCGCACCGGCAGCTCGACCTCGGCCAGCACCTCACCCGACGGCGCGTGGCAACGGACCCGGCCGTCACCGTTGAGCGCGACCCACACGTTGCCGGCGGAGTCCACCACGAGCCCGTCGGGGCTCTCGTCGCCACCCGCGACGAACGGGCGCCGGCCGGTCAGGCGCCCGTCGACGACGTCGAACACGTCCGTCCGGCCCGTCGCGGTGTCGTCGTAGTACGCGCGGGTGCCGTCCAGGGCGAAGTCGATCCCGTTGGAGATCGTCACGTCGTCCAGCACGACGTCCACCTGCCCGTCCGGCGCGATCCGGTACAGCGTCGCGCCGCCCGGGTGCGCGTCGTACGCCATGGACCCGGCGTACAGCGCGCCCCACGGGTCGCACCCGGCCTCGTTCATCCGCACGCCGGTGTCCGACCACAGCTCCGGCAGCGGCGTCGGCAGCGCGTCGGGGCCGTCGGCCAGCCCGATCCCCCGCTCGAGCCCCACGACGTACCCGCCACGGCTGCGCGGCCGCACGAACGCGGCGACGTCACCCACGTGCAGGCGGTCGACCGCGCCGTCGTCCCGCAGCGTCAGCAGGTCCCCGGCCAGCATGTCGACCCAGCGCAGGCCACCCCACGTCGGTGACCAGCACGGACCCTCCCCGTGGTAGGTGACGGCGTCGGTGACCTGCTCGGCTCGCAGCAACGGAGGGCTCCTCGGGGTGGGACGACGGACGGACCGAGCCTCGCGCGGACGCGCCCCGCACGCACGCCGGCGCGCGGGGCCGCCACGGACGGGCGTCGACGCCTCAGCGCGGCGCGGCGGCCGCTCCCGGCACGGCGTGTGGTGCGCGACGTGCCCGCGAGCGCGCCAGCCCGACCCCGCCGGCGACGGCGCCGACCAGCCCGAGCACCACGGCGAGGACGGCGCCGGCCAGGCCGTTGCCGGTGCCGAGCCCGCCCGCCGCCTGCGAGACGTGGAGGGCGCCGACCGCCGCACCGACCAGACCGGTGAGCACGGCGACCGCGGCGCGCGCTCGCCCCGGGCTGCCCCGGCGCAGACGGGCGAGCGCCGTCGCGGCCGCGACGACGGAGACGACGCCCAGCACGGCCGCGACGGTGGGGACGAGCCGGCCGGTGCCGACCTCGTAGGCGAACAGCTGGGTGGGGATCATCGTCTGCTCCTCGGGGTGCGGTGCTCGCCGCCGGCCGGTCGGTCGACGGTGGTGCGACGGGCGCCACGGCCCGGTCGGTCAGACGGTCCGCGGTGCCGGTCGGGGCTGCGCAGGCCGTCGCGGCGCGCCGGGGTCGCGCAGCAGGCGCACGCCGGCGACGGCGATCCAGACGAGCCAGAGCAACCAGCCGACGAGGCCCGCGAGAGCCAGCGGCTGCGCCCCACCCACGCCGTACGGCGCGAGGGTGGCGGACACGAGCAGCAGTACTGCCCCGGTCAGGCCGACGCCCGCGTGCCACCGCGGCACCGGGCGGCTCAGGGCGAACCCGAGCAGCGCGGTGGCGAGGAAGACCTGGTTGAACCCGAAGGACGCGCGGTGCAGGCCCCAGAGCCCGGCGACGGCGGCCGGCCCGTCGACGGCGGCGGCCCCGAGGGCGAGCCGTGCCGACTCGGCACCGGCGAAGGTGACGCACTGCATCACGACGCCCGCGAACCCGACCAGCGCCCACGTGCGGCGCGCCGGCGACGCGGGTTCCCAGGCGCTGACGGCCAGCCCGGCGGCGAAGACGGTCGCGAGCAACCAGGCTGCAGGCATGAGGGCCGAGGCCGTCCGCAGCGCGTCGCCCTGGGCGGCGTGCACGTCGCCGAGCTCGCGCAGCGTGGGATGGTCCGTCGGCAGCGGGACGCCGGCCGACGTCAGGACCAGGTTCGCGACGACGAGGAGGGCGACGAAGCCGATGCCCGCCGCGCCGCTCACCCGGACGGTCCCTGTCATCTCGACCTCCTACACTTGGCTCTATTGAATAGAAGCACGTTCAACCGAAGAGGACAAGATGCCCGATTCGCGCCCGCCGCGCCGCTACGACTCCCTGCTGCGCACGGCCCAGGCCGACGAGACGAGGGCGCGCATCGCCGAGGCCGCGCGGCGGGCGTTCGTCGAGCACGGCTGGGCGGGGACGACGGTGCGGGACGTCGCGGCCGCCGCGGGCGTCTCGGTGCCCACGGTGTACGCGGTCTACGGCAACAAGAAGGGCCTGGCCACGGCGCTGATGGACGCGGCGGACCTGGCCGCCGACCCCCACGGGGTCGCGTCGGACCTCGCGGCGGCGGAAGGCGACCACGCGCGCCAGCTGGCCGTCGCCGTGGCGTTCGACCGGCGGCTGTACGAGCGGTCCGGCGACCTCCTGCGCGCGCTGCGCGAGGCCGCAGCCGCGGAGCCGGAGCTCGGCGCGCTCGCCGGGGAGGGCGCCCGGCGTGGCGACCGCGCACGCCTGGCGGTCATCGGGTCCTGGCCGCCCGGTGCCCTGCGCGCCGGCCTGGACCCGCAGCGCGCGGTCGACCGCTACGCCGCCATCTGCACGCTCGAGGCCTGGGCCGACCTGACCGGGCCGCGCGGCTGGACGCCGGACGAGGTCGAGGAGTGGTGGACCGCGGTCGTCGTCCACGAGCTGCTCGGGGCGGCCACATCGTCACCCGTCCGCGGCCGCTGACGGGCGCGGCCTCGCGCGCTAGCGTGAGACCTGGGGGCAGGGGGCACGCCGATGACGCCGAGAACCGCGACCGTGCTCTTCGTCGTGCTGCTCGTCGTCGCGCTCGGGGCCGTCGCCGTCCTCGTCCTGTGGTCCCCGTCGCCCGAGGTCACGGACGGTGCGTTCGTCGTCCTGCTGGTCGCCCCGGTCGCCTGCGGACTGCTGCTCGCCGCGGCGCACGGCGTCGAGGCCGTGGCCGGGGCCACGGCGCTGACGCTGGCCGTGCTCACCGTGCCGCTGGTCGTGTGGCTCGCCGTCGGCACACCGCCCCCACTGGCCGACGCGCACCGGTTCCTCCTCGCCGTCGGCCTGCTCGCCCTCATGCTCGTGGGTGTCGCCGTCGAGTGGAGCCGCGGACCGTTGCGGCTGCTCGGGGTCGTCGGGCTGCTCGCCGTCGGCCTCCTGCTGGTCGACGTCGGCCGCGCCTCCCTGCGGCTGCAGGAAGCCACGGACGCGCTGACGACCCTGACCCAGGTCGAGACCGCGATGAAGAGCCTCCCGGAGCAGGAGCCGGAGCCGTCGACGGCGGACCTCGTGGAGGACGCCGTCGCCGCAGCGTGTGCGACCGCCCGCGCGACCGCTCCGGGCGCCGCAGGACCGACGTGCGACGCCGAGCCGACCGGGGAGGGTCTCGCGTCCCAGCTGGCGATGGTCCAGCTGCGACTGGCGGAGCACCGCCAGGCGGTCCTGACCCGCGACGACGACGACGCTGCGGTCACGGCCGCGCGGGAGGCCCTCGCCGACGCACGGGCGGCGGAGTTCTCGACACCGGACGAGGTGCCGGTCGCCACGGCGGTCGCCGCCGGCGCCGACGCCGTCCTCAACGACGCGCTGCCCGGCGAGGACGGGCCTCCGGTGGCGTTCGGCACCGCCGCCTGGATCCTCCTCGCGGCGGCTGCCGTCCTGGCGTGGACGCGGATCGAGCGTGTGAGCACGAGCCAGGACCTGGGGCCCGTGACGATCGAGCTCACGTCGACGTCGCCGTCCGACTCCGAGGAGCACGCCCGGCAGCGCGAGGCGTTCCGCGTCTCCGTCCTGCGCAACATCAGCGAGCCACGCGCGGTCCCCGGCAGCAGCAAGGGGCCGGTGGCGGACCTGAGCGAGACCGTCGCCACGGGGATCCCCTGGCTCCAGGCCGTGCTGACGCTGCTGCAACGCAGCCTCAACGCCCCGACGGGGTACCGGGCGCTGGTCGACGTCGCGCCGCTCGGGCCCACCCCGCCGCAGTGGACGGCGATGGCGCGCGTCGTCGACGCCACCAACGGCGCCCAGCTGGGGGTCAAGGCCATCTTCGCCGACGACGCCGTCTCGGCGTGCTGCATCGCGGGCTACTGGGCAGCCGCGAGCCTCATCGGGCAGAGCAGCCGGGTCCCGTCGTGGAACAGGTTCACCGAGACCACAGCCGAGGCGCTGGCCGCGTGGATGCAGGGCTCGGGCGACACGATCGAGGCCCTCGAGAGGGCGGTCGCCCGTGCGCCGTCCAGCGGGGTGCTGCTGGTCCAGCTCGCCAACGCCTACGAGCTCGCCGGACGACGCACCGACGCCCTCGAGCTGTACGCGCGGGCGGTGGCCGCCCACCCCACCTACCTCGCCGCGGTCTACCGGCTGACCGTCGCCGTCACGATGCTCGCACTCGAGCGGGAGGACCAGGCCACGTGGTCGACGCTCGCTCCACGTGACCGCCTGCGCATCGGCCGCCAGGTCCGCGCCGCCTGCCGGCAGCTCGGCGTACCGGACGGGACGAGCGCGTTCCTCACGGCACCCCGCACCGCCCCTGCCACGTGGTACGGCTGCTTCTGGGCGCTGTCGCAGGCCCTCTACGCCCGGCTGGGCCGACGTCAGGCCTGGTGGGCAGCAGGTGTCCGGCTGCTGCGGCGCAGCGAGCGCCCGACGCTGTGGGCGAGAGGTGCCGACGGGGTCAGCCGGACGGAGCGGCTGCGTCGCGCGCGATGGGTCACGCGGGCCGGTCGTCTGCTCACCGCCGGACCCGCGCCCTCGGCACGGACGAGGGCCCGAGCGGCTGCGTCTGCTCCGAGCGGCCCGGAGCTGCGACGTGTCGCCCACGAGGCGGACGACCACCGGTCCTGGTGGCAGACCAGCTACAACCTGGCGTGCTACTACGCCCGGCGCGGCGACTCCGGCAAGGCCCTCGCCTACCTCGAGACCGCGCTCAGCCGGCGCGGCAGCGAGCAGATGGCGGGAGGCTGGCTGGCCGCCGACCCCGATCTCGTCTCCCTGCGCAGCGAGCCCGGTTTCGTGCGGATCCGGCAGGCCCTCACCGCGGGGACAGGGAGGAGCGGGCATGCCTGACGAGCTCGAGAGCTTCATGGACACCATGTGGGAGGACATCGAGGCCGGCGTCACGGCGGGCCTCGCCGCGTCCGCGGACCACCGGATCGACACGGTCGTCGACGTCTCGATCCCGAGCGCCGGCACCCCCTACCGCGTCACCACCGGATGGGGCCCGGCTCGGAAAGCCGGCCGCGCGACGCTGCGGCAGCTGACCGTCGACGTCACCGACCGGGCCCTCCGCTACCGGGCCACGCACGGTCTCGACCTCGCCCACGGCGCCACGTCGGACCGCGACTCGCTCCGCGACACGGCCCTGCGGTTCGGCCGTGACACCGCACGCGACGAGACGGCAGCGGTGCTCGATCTGCTCCATCGGTCCCGCCCACGCCGGGCCAAGGCGCCGAGTCTGACCCCCGCAGCCGTGCAGGCGGCAGCACGCCGGCTGGGCGGAGGCTGCCGCCTGGTCACGAGCGGCCAGGACGGCAAGAAGCTCGTGGACCACGCCCAGGTGGCGGAGCACGCCGTCCTGCCACGGTCGGCGATGCCGCGGGACGTGTCGGGAGTGCTCGTCGCGACACTGGCCGGCGGTCCGCGCATCGAGCGCCTCGGCGGCTCCCTCGCACTGACGTGGGCCCGGACGGGCAGCCGCACCGCCGAGCTCGCGCTGACCTCCGACTTCTTCCTCCATCGACCGGGCGCATCGGCGTTCTTCGTCTGACCTCGCCCTCGGCCTCCCGTGCCCTGGCACCACGAGGTCGGCGACGCGGGGCAGGGCCGGCCTGCACGCGGACGCCCTGCCGTGCGGGTACGGTCACGGCGACGAGGGGAGAGCACGTGGATGTGGAAGGCGCCGACGACGTGCGGCACGCGGACCGCGTCGTCGTCGACTGCGGGCTCTACGTCGACGGCCGGCGCGCGCCGGGACGCCTGCCGCTGGGGCGCGCCGGCGACGTGGCGCGCGAGAGCGGCGGCTTCGTCTGGCTGGGGCTCGAAGGGCCGACGGTCGCCGACGTCGCCGAGGTGGCGGGCGAGTTCGGGCTGCCCGCGCTCGCGGTCGAGGACGCGGTCAAGGCCCACCAGCGCCCGAAGCTCGAGGTGTACGGCGACGTGGTGTTCGTCGTGCTCAAGCCCGTGCGCTACGTCGACCACGACGAGGTGGTGGACGTCGGGGAGATCGCGCTGTTCCTGGGCAAGCACTTCGTCGTCACCGTGCGGCACGGCCAGGGCGACGTGCTGCGCCGCGTGCGCGAGGAGCTGGACCGCAGCGAGGGCCCCGCGGCCGGGTTCGGGCCGGCCGGGGTGCTGTACCGGGCGGCGGACCTCGTCGTCGACGGCTACGAGTCGGCGCTGGGCGAGATCGACGTGGACGTGGACGACATCGAGGCGCGGGTGTTCGGGCCGGGGCAGGTCAACCACGCGGAGCGCATCTACAAGCTCAAGCAGGAGGCGGCGGAGGTGCGCCGGGCGGTGCTGCCGCTCGGCCGTCCGCTGCAGCGGCTCGTCGACGGCGACGTCCCGCACGTGCCGCCGACGTCCGCCCCCTACTTCCGCGACGTGCAGGACCACCTGCTGCGGGCCGCGGACGCGGTGGAGGCGGTGGAGCGCCAGCTCGGCGACGTGCTGCAGGCCAACACCGCCCGCGTGACGGTGGCGCAGAGCGAGGTCGCGCTGCGCCAGAACGGCGACATGCGCAAGATCTCCGCCTGGGCGGCGATCGCGCTGGTCCCCACGGCGATCGCCGGTGTGTACGGCATGAACTTCGAGTTCATCCCCGAGCTGCGGTGGCGGTACGGGTACTTCCTCGTGCTCGGCGTCATCACGGCGGCGTGCGTGGGCCTGCACCGCCTGTTCCGCCGCAACGGCTGGCTCTGACGGTCCGGAGGCAGTCGGCGCCTGTTACTTGACACAGCAAGCGATCACCGCCACTGTTGGTTTCCACGTCAAGTAATAGCCCGGGTCGGCCGGGCGCCCAGGAGGCAGTCATGCGCGCGGTCCGGTTCCACAGGTACGGCGACCCGCAGGTCCTCACCCTCGAGGAGGCACCCGAGCCCCACGCCGGGCCGGGGCAGGTCCGCATCCGCGTCCACGGGTCCAGCGTCAACCCCGTCGACTGGAAGGTCCGCGCCGGCTACCTGCACGAGATGATGCCCGTCACCTTCCCCGCGACGCCCGGCAGCGACGCCGCCGGCGTGGTCGACGAGGTGGGCGAGGGCGTGACGGGCGTGTCCGTCGGCGACGCGGTGTTCGGGCTGGCGCAGGGTGGCGCCGCCGAGCTCGCGGTGCTCACCGCGTGGGCGCCCGTGCCGCGCACCTGGTCGATGACGCAGGCCGCCGCGGCGGGCCTCGTCGCCGCGACCGCGACGGCCGGACTGGACGCGCTCGGGGACCTGTCCGGTCGCACCGTCCTGATCGAGGGCGCGGCCGGGGGCGTCGGGTCGGCCGCCGTCGAGATCGCCGTCGCCCGTGGCGCCACGGTCGTCGGCACCGCGAGCGAGGCCAACCACGAGTACCTGCGCGAGCTCGGCGCCGTCCCCGTCACGTACGGGCCGGGACTGGCGGACCGCGTCGCGGCCGTGGCCCCGCAGGGTGTCGACGCGGTGCTCGACACCGCCGGCTCCGGGTCGCTGGCCGACCTCGTGACGATCGCGGGCGACCCGTCCCGGGTGGCGACCGTCGCCGACTTCGGCGCCGCGGCGCTCGGCGTCGCCCTGGTCCAGGGCGGTGCGAACGCCGCGGTGGACCTGCCCCGCGCCGCCGAGCTCGGGACCGCCGGCGCCTACACCCCGCGCGTGGAGGCGACGTACCCGGCCGACCGGGCCGCCGACGCGCACGCCCACGTCCAGGGCGGGCACACCCGCGGCAAGGTCGTCGTCACCTTCTGAGCCGCACGACGCCGGCCGGGCGGACCCGCCCGGCCGGACCACCCCCCTCCCGAGGAGCCCCGTGAACACCGCCCTGTGGATCGTCCAGATCCTGCTCGCCGTCGCGTTCGTCGGCGCCGGCGCGATGAAGGCCGGCCAACCGCGCGAGAAGCTGGAGGGCTTCCTGCCGTGGGTCGCCGACTTCTCGACGCCCGTCGTGCGGTTCATCGGGGTCGCCGAGGTCCTCGGCGGCCTGGGTCTCGTCCTGCCCGCCGCCACCGGCATCGCGCCGGTCCTCACCCCCGTCGCCGCCACCGCCCTCGCCGTGACGATGGTCCTCGCGGCCGTGGTCCACGCGCGCCGCCGGGAGTACTCGAGCATCGGCGTCAACGTGGTCCTGCTGCTGCTCGCGGCGTTCGTCGCCTGGGGACGCTTCGGGCCGTACGCCTTCTGAGCGGACCGGCCGCCGCGCGCGGGATGTCGGAGCTCCGACCGAAACATTGAACGTTTACGTCCGTTGACGGAGCTACCCCCCCGCCGGACAGTGGACCTCCGCCGACCGGCTCACTGGTGACCCGGTGCTCGGCTGATCAAGGAGGAACGATGACCCCCCCACCGATGCTCCGACACGGCACCCGCGCGCGCGGCGCGTGCGCGGCCGCGGTCGCGGTCCTGACGCTGGCGGTGTCGGCCGCCGTGGCGATCCCCGCCCAGGCAGCCGGCTCGACGCTCCAAGAAGCCGCCGCACAGAGCGGGCGGTACTTCGGTACCGCGATCGCCGCCAACCGACTCAGCGACTCGACGTACGCGACCATCGCCAACCGTGAGTTCAACATGATCACGGCCGAGAACGAGATGAAGATGGACGCGACGGAGCCGAACCAGAACCAGTTCAACTTCACCAACGGCGACCGGATCCTCAACTGGGCGCTGCAGAACGGCAAGCAGGTGCGCGGCCACGCCCTCGCGTGGTACTCGCAGCAGCCCGGCTGGATGCAGCGCATGGAGGGGTCGACCCTGCGCAGCGCGATGATCAACCACGTCACGCAGGTCGCGACGCACTACAAGGGCAAGATCTACGCCTGGGACGTCGTGAACGAGGCGTTCGCGGACGGCAGCTCCGGCGGTCGCCGCGACTCCAACCTGGAGCGCAGCGGCAGCGACTGGATCGAGGTCGCCTTCCGCACCGCGCGGGCCGCCGACCCGGCAGCCAAGCTCTGCTACAACGACTACAACATCGACGACTGGTCGCACGCGAAGACCCAGGGCGTCTACCGCATGGTCCGCGACTTCAAGCAGCGCGGCGTCCCGATCGACTGCGTCGGCCTGCAGTCGCACTTCAACCCGCAGAGCCCGGTGCCGGGCAACTACCAGACCACGATCGAGA contains:
- a CDS encoding helix-turn-helix domain-containing protein codes for the protein MPDSRPPRRYDSLLRTAQADETRARIAEAARRAFVEHGWAGTTVRDVAAAAGVSVPTVYAVYGNKKGLATALMDAADLAADPHGVASDLAAAEGDHARQLAVAVAFDRRLYERSGDLLRALREAAAAEPELGALAGEGARRGDRARLAVIGSWPPGALRAGLDPQRAVDRYAAICTLEAWADLTGPRGWTPDEVEEWWTAVVVHELLGAATSSPVRGR
- a CDS encoding HEAT repeat domain-containing protein — protein: MTRTHGPTAWLRGALTAPTTSTRLQAALAAGTDPTGEQVDVLVERCAVEPDFFVRDMLTWALVRHDPAAVAARLQTELTSDVAQARAQALHTLSKIRHPGTWPAITRALLRDRDDEVARAAWRAAVALAPDDAHAALAEVLATQLGRGGHEVQRSLSRALVALDDAAADVVARATSDPDPGVSAHAVATAQLAQDPDAGFDAALAEARRAVALRAAPTVEDRSGADR
- a CDS encoding SMP-30/gluconolactonase/LRE family protein → MLRAEQVTDAVTYHGEGPCWSPTWGGLRWVDMLAGDLLTLRDDGAVDRLHVGDVAAFVRPRSRGGYVVGLERGIGLADGPDALPTPLPELWSDTGVRMNEAGCDPWGALYAGSMAYDAHPGGATLYRIAPDGQVDVVLDDVTISNGIDFALDGTRAYYDDTATGRTDVFDVVDGRLTGRRPFVAGGDESPDGLVVDSAGNVWVALNGDGRVRCHAPSGEVLAEVELPVRLVTACTLGGPDLRDLYITTSREHLDDPEPEAGALFRVRVDVPGRPVLPYGG
- a CDS encoding DUF6223 family protein, with the protein product MIPTQLFAYEVGTGRLVPTVAAVLGVVSVVAAATALARLRRGSPGRARAAVAVLTGLVGAAVGALHVSQAAGGLGTGNGLAGAVLAVVLGLVGAVAGGVGLARSRARRAPHAVPGAAAAPR
- a CDS encoding HEAT repeat domain-containing protein → MLIGEVSARSGISVRMLRHYDKVGLVSPTGRTHGGYRQYADADVRRLFQVEGLRSLGLSLQQVAHVLDDLAFDPGPMVERMIERTRARLTQEEELLRGLLQVRAGEPAAWTDVLRTIALVRGLRAGDPSARQRLVLGLTGALDDDVAPLTEAALAEPDPNVSGALHWALARTGDTAVPALAEALGSPDAARRRQAVVALEKIGSPRALGTLAEATGHADAFVRGRAALARGARGDADAVPALVALVVEGREDVDAADALGVLAARHGCTGDVVREVAAALAHAPVEARRRLTAALAEVPGREADDVLVTLVEDPDRGVALTARALLRTRPGRGTAR
- a CDS encoding phenylacetate--CoA ligase family protein, whose amino-acid sequence is MTPEPPRTSALRQTALRLATWLVTVVYRVYRLHPALWRFTARNYHPAMERFARLNAWMICQHAYLDVPAYRHYVEDAGFRFRWWDLTTYRPTSKHDYVDRYPEDARCWDGIVETVGTVVDESSGSSGKPYNWMRSRRELATVHKNVAGYVTSLFGTRRLFAVNAFSMGAWATGTNTGIAMSRIAMVKNTGPDIDKIVDTLRHFGPGYTYLVCAYPPFLKHLRDRLDAEGFDWDAYDLNGFVGGEALTEGLRDYLEDRFGRVYSGYGASDLTIGMAGESDLAVWVRRTLAAGGPLRDAVLGADETRTPMVFQYNPLETYMETTPDGRLLVTLNSADIMSPKLRYDIGDEAKIVGFDELKAAIASLPEPARDRLAFGFERAYTIQRMRLPFLLMYGRKDSTVSYMGANLYPLDVENGLYLDNPHAAAIESFKLALVDVGDHEQRPVIHLQLRQDAALDDAARAELASRAAAGVLDHLASVSRDVAQSLAEDPTAADLRVHVHDHGTGPFTGGSTKIKNVYMVDPGDRDASTAHPASA